One genomic region from Candidatus Nitrospira nitrificans encodes:
- the moaC gene encoding cyclic pyranopterin monophosphate synthase MoaC: MAEFTHFNESGRARMVDISAKGSTERFATAQAKVFLLPETLEKIQRGKIAKGDVLAVAQVAGVMGAKKTPDLIPMCHPILLTSVDISFKEESQPNPEGRCSITITATAKTTGPTGVEMEAMTAASVAALTIYDMCKAVDRAMSFSEVCLLSKSGGKSGTYVRNG; encoded by the coding sequence ATGGCCGAATTCACTCACTTCAATGAATCAGGGCGGGCTCGGATGGTCGATATCAGTGCCAAGGGTTCGACTGAGCGTTTCGCCACGGCCCAGGCCAAGGTCTTTCTTCTTCCGGAAACCCTTGAAAAAATTCAACGGGGCAAGATTGCGAAGGGGGACGTGCTGGCCGTCGCCCAGGTTGCCGGCGTGATGGGTGCGAAGAAGACGCCAGACCTCATTCCCATGTGCCATCCGATTCTCCTGACGAGTGTCGATATCTCTTTCAAGGAGGAGTCTCAGCCGAATCCGGAAGGCCGCTGCTCCATCACCATTACGGCCACGGCCAAGACGACGGGGCCGACGGGAGTCGAAATGGAAGCCATGACGGCGGCTTCGGTCGCGGCGTTGACCATTTACGACATGTGCAAAGCGGTGGATCGCGCGATGAGTTTCAGCGAGGTCTGTCTGCTTTCCAAATCGGGTGGGAAGTCGGGGACGTATGTACGGAATGGTTGA
- a CDS encoding molybdenum cofactor biosynthesis protein, translated as MMITVRLFGVTKMLAGNQGSLSLDVANGRQVKDLVGAIETSHPGIGELIQKKKVLVSVNQDIAHDETIINDGDEVALLPPFAGGSGQEPTEESQFVRVQRENFSIDQELDRVRSRSKRIGGIATFLGIARDRSRGRDVDGITFEHYEGMAQKKLREIRERALKDFDILELLVIHRYGDITIGENIVLIIAGAEHRAEAFRACRWAIDELKQITPIWKLEHTPEGEVWVEEHP; from the coding sequence ATGATGATTACGGTGCGATTGTTCGGTGTGACGAAAATGCTGGCGGGAAATCAGGGTTCCCTGTCGTTGGATGTGGCGAATGGCCGGCAGGTCAAGGACTTGGTCGGCGCGATCGAGACCAGCCATCCCGGGATCGGAGAATTGATTCAGAAGAAGAAGGTGCTGGTGTCCGTAAATCAGGACATCGCGCACGACGAGACGATCATCAATGACGGCGACGAGGTCGCGCTCTTGCCCCCGTTCGCCGGAGGATCAGGACAGGAACCGACAGAGGAAAGTCAGTTCGTCCGAGTGCAGCGGGAGAATTTTTCCATCGATCAGGAACTCGATCGAGTGCGGAGCCGATCGAAACGGATCGGGGGGATCGCCACATTTTTAGGTATTGCGCGTGATCGATCTCGCGGACGGGATGTGGATGGGATTACGTTCGAGCATTACGAAGGGATGGCGCAGAAGAAGCTGCGGGAGATTCGAGAACGGGCGCTGAAAGATTTCGATATCCTCGAGTTGCTCGTCATCCATCGGTATGGCGACATCACGATCGGTGAAAATATTGTGTTGATCATCGCCGGGGCGGAGCACCGTGCCGAGGCATTCCGAGCATGCCGATGGGCGATCGATGAGCTCAAGCAGATCACGCCGATCTGGAAGCTGGAACATACTCCTGAAGGCGAAGTGTGGGTGGAAGAACACCCCTAA